One segment of Meriones unguiculatus strain TT.TT164.6M chromosome 3, Bangor_MerUng_6.1, whole genome shotgun sequence DNA contains the following:
- the Fam131c gene encoding protein FAM131C isoform X1: MGSCVSRDLFTSAHKDCPRPQGTDLLNRDLPSTHPPAIVPDHVTGKDKQMDFCWDPWQRCFQTTNGYISDSRACPSNYSVAALATSSLVGVVQSIKDHITKPTAMARGRVAHLIEWKGWSAQQSGWELSPAEDEHYCCLPDELREARFAAGVAEQFAITEATLSAWSSLDDEELQPEDSTQGAFQLQDLESIYLQDSLLSGPSQDDSLLACSPGLTLDDGWPSPEEPPSPTQKHRQRLPGAQGPDVGGAHLHGSLPSVDSGSLSEEEDEVFYN, from the exons ATCTGTTCACAAGTGCCCACAAAGACTGCCCCAGGCCCCAGGGCACAGACCTCCTGAATCGGGACCTgccctccacccacccacccgccATTGTTCCAGATCATGTCACTGGCAAG GACAAGCAGATGGATTTCTGTTGGGATCCTTGGCAG AGGTGCTTCCAGACCACCAACGGCTACATATCCGACTCGAGAGCCTGCCCCAGCAACTACAGTGTGGCTGCCCTGGCCACCTCCTCCCTTGTGG GCGTGGTGCAGAGCATCAAGGACCACATCACAAAGCCCACGGCCATGGCCCGTGGCCGAGTGGCCCACCTCATCGAGTGGAAAGGCTGGAGCGCCCAGCAGTCGGGCTGGGAGCTGTCGCCAGCGGAGGATGAACATTACTGCTGCCTCCCGGATGAGCTTCGAGAGGCGCGCTTTGCTGCAG GTGTCGCTGAGCAGTTTGCCATCACGGAGGCCACTCTGAGTGCCTGGTCCTCTCTGGATGACGAGGAACTGCAGCCGGAGGACAGTACCCAGGGTGCCTTTCAGCTCCAAG ACCTAGAGAGCATCTACCTTCAGGACAGCCTCCTGAGTGGCCCTTCACAGGACGACAGTCTCCTAGCCTGCTCTCCTGGCCTCACCCTTGATGACGGCTGGCCCTCCCCAGAGGAGCCCCCAAGCCCCACCCAGAAGCACCGGCAGCGGCTGCCCGGGGCTCAGGGGCCTGACGTCGGCGGAGCCCACTTGCACGGCTCCCTGCCGTCAGTGGACAGTGGCTCTCTCtcagaagaagaggatgaagtGTTCTATAACTGA
- the Fam131c gene encoding protein FAM131C isoform X2 yields MVDKQMDFCWDPWQRCFQTTNGYISDSRACPSNYSVAALATSSLVGVVQSIKDHITKPTAMARGRVAHLIEWKGWSAQQSGWELSPAEDEHYCCLPDELREARFAAGVAEQFAITEATLSAWSSLDDEELQPEDSTQGAFQLQDLESIYLQDSLLSGPSQDDSLLACSPGLTLDDGWPSPEEPPSPTQKHRQRLPGAQGPDVGGAHLHGSLPSVDSGSLSEEEDEVFYN; encoded by the exons atggtt GACAAGCAGATGGATTTCTGTTGGGATCCTTGGCAG AGGTGCTTCCAGACCACCAACGGCTACATATCCGACTCGAGAGCCTGCCCCAGCAACTACAGTGTGGCTGCCCTGGCCACCTCCTCCCTTGTGG GCGTGGTGCAGAGCATCAAGGACCACATCACAAAGCCCACGGCCATGGCCCGTGGCCGAGTGGCCCACCTCATCGAGTGGAAAGGCTGGAGCGCCCAGCAGTCGGGCTGGGAGCTGTCGCCAGCGGAGGATGAACATTACTGCTGCCTCCCGGATGAGCTTCGAGAGGCGCGCTTTGCTGCAG GTGTCGCTGAGCAGTTTGCCATCACGGAGGCCACTCTGAGTGCCTGGTCCTCTCTGGATGACGAGGAACTGCAGCCGGAGGACAGTACCCAGGGTGCCTTTCAGCTCCAAG ACCTAGAGAGCATCTACCTTCAGGACAGCCTCCTGAGTGGCCCTTCACAGGACGACAGTCTCCTAGCCTGCTCTCCTGGCCTCACCCTTGATGACGGCTGGCCCTCCCCAGAGGAGCCCCCAAGCCCCACCCAGAAGCACCGGCAGCGGCTGCCCGGGGCTCAGGGGCCTGACGTCGGCGGAGCCCACTTGCACGGCTCCCTGCCGTCAGTGGACAGTGGCTCTCTCtcagaagaagaggatgaagtGTTCTATAACTGA